Proteins encoded by one window of Pseudomonas coleopterorum:
- a CDS encoding aspartate-semialdehyde dehydrogenase, with translation MIPPLIPISVVPVTSQLDPVKPTPSIAPVAPAQPGSNETAIDLRHHDADQAALVLREEQRRRQREGRPPDPDEHAPVPGDSLNADNTVPVAPLVEGPPRQGLWVDIQV, from the coding sequence ATGATTCCGCCCCTGATTCCGATCAGCGTCGTGCCGGTGACTTCGCAACTCGACCCGGTCAAGCCGACGCCCAGCATCGCACCTGTGGCGCCGGCTCAGCCAGGCTCCAATGAAACCGCCATCGACCTGCGTCATCACGATGCCGATCAAGCAGCGCTGGTGCTGCGCGAGGAGCAGCGACGGCGTCAGCGCGAAGGCCGACCACCGGATCCGGACGAGCACGCGCCGGTGCCGGGCGACTCGCTCAACGCCGACAACACGGTACCGGTGGCCCCCTTGGTCGAGGGCCCGCCGCGCCAGGGACTATGGGTCGACATCCAGGTCTAG
- a CDS encoding MaoC family dehydratase → MTQVSNTPYEALEVGQTASFSKTVQERDIQLFAAMSGDHNPIHLDAEFAAASMFKERIAHGMFSGALISAAVACELPGPGTIYLGQQMSFQKPVKLGDTLTVRLEILEKLPKFRVRIATRVFNQRDELVVDGEAEILAPRKQQTVTLVSPPPITIG, encoded by the coding sequence ATGACCCAAGTCAGCAATACTCCGTACGAAGCGCTCGAAGTCGGCCAGACCGCCAGCTTCAGCAAGACCGTGCAGGAGCGCGACATCCAGCTGTTCGCCGCGATGTCGGGAGATCACAACCCGATTCACCTGGACGCCGAGTTCGCCGCCGCCAGCATGTTCAAGGAGCGCATCGCCCATGGCATGTTCAGTGGTGCCCTGATCAGCGCCGCTGTGGCTTGCGAGCTGCCCGGACCGGGCACCATCTACCTGGGTCAGCAGATGAGCTTCCAGAAACCGGTGAAACTGGGCGACACCTTGACCGTGCGCCTGGAAATCCTCGAAAAGCTGCCCAAGTTCCGTGTCCGCATCGCCACTCGCGTGTTCAATCAGCGCGATGAGCTGGTCGTCGACGGCGAAGCTGAAATCCTTGCCCCACGCAAGCAGCAGACCGTCACCCTAGTCAGCCCGCCACCCATCACCATCGGCTGA